Proteins found in one Gammaproteobacteria bacterium genomic segment:
- the queE gene encoding 7-carboxy-7-deazaguanine synthase QueE, which translates to MSESKLRITEIFYSLQGETSTVGLPTVFVRLTGCPLRCLYCDTEYAFSGGEWMDFSSIFSEIKNYKTSFVTVTGGEPLAQPECISLLEKLCDHGYQVSLETSGAMPLEDVDPRVKKIMDIKTPDSAEVERNRWENLQCIHHEDQIKFVICSEQDYQWCKQQLETKSLDSICEVLFSPSHEQVDPAQLADWILRDQLPVRFQMQLHKVLWGNQPGK; encoded by the coding sequence ATGTCAGAATCCAAGCTACGAATCACTGAGATTTTTTATTCCTTACAAGGAGAGACAAGCACGGTAGGGTTGCCGACTGTATTTGTGCGTCTTACGGGATGTCCATTACGCTGTCTCTACTGTGATACTGAATATGCTTTTTCTGGTGGCGAATGGATGGATTTTTCTTCTATTTTTAGCGAGATAAAAAACTACAAGACATCTTTTGTTACTGTCACCGGCGGTGAACCTCTTGCGCAACCCGAGTGTATTTCATTGCTTGAAAAATTATGTGATCACGGTTACCAAGTGTCGTTGGAAACTAGTGGTGCAATGCCATTAGAAGACGTGGACCCACGTGTTAAAAAAATAATGGATATCAAAACACCAGATTCGGCGGAAGTGGAACGTAATCGCTGGGAAAATCTGCAATGCATTCATCACGAAGACCAAATCAAATTTGTTATTTGTAGTGAACAAGATTACCAGTGGTGTAAGCAACAGTTAGAAACTAAATCGCTCGATTCTATCTGTGAGGTATTATTTTCACCCAGTCATGAGCAGGTGGATCCTGCTCAACTCGCTGATTGGATTTTACGAGATCAACTGCCGGTTCGCTTTCAAATGCAATTGCATAAAGTGTTATGGGGTAACCAACCTGGAAAGTAA
- the tolA gene encoding cell envelope integrity protein TolA: MAKGPLYLPRSAFIAIIVHVVVFSLFIFGYQMKPKVSQALVDPINIVKAEVIDGETIEQEKKKIRDEQELRERKKREEEQRKKREAEEKKRQQEEAKKREEEKRQAEINKAKEEKRKAEEKAQKEAEARKKAELEKQKAEEAKKKAEQERIKAEENAKKLAEELKKQEEAKRRAEEEAEQKRLEAILEQEEAEIRAEEERAAKAARQRELNTLLSQYIGAITSKVQSKWRKPPSMESTEAECVVYVVQAVGGYIEKVEVQKCRGGDEQFRKSVEEAVWKSDPLPAPTDDELFQRELKITFRPR; the protein is encoded by the coding sequence ATGGCCAAGGGTCCGCTTTATCTTCCGCGTTCTGCGTTCATTGCCATAATTGTGCATGTTGTTGTTTTTTCTCTATTTATTTTTGGCTATCAAATGAAGCCTAAAGTTAGTCAGGCACTTGTAGATCCAATTAATATCGTAAAAGCCGAAGTGATTGACGGTGAGACGATAGAACAAGAGAAGAAAAAAATACGTGACGAACAAGAATTACGTGAACGTAAGAAACGTGAAGAAGAGCAGCGTAAAAAGCGTGAGGCTGAAGAGAAAAAACGCCAACAAGAAGAAGCAAAAAAGCGTGAAGAAGAAAAACGTCAGGCAGAAATAAACAAAGCCAAAGAAGAAAAACGCAAAGCTGAAGAGAAAGCCCAAAAAGAAGCTGAAGCTAGAAAAAAAGCGGAGTTGGAAAAACAGAAGGCAGAAGAGGCAAAGAAAAAGGCTGAACAAGAACGTATTAAAGCAGAAGAAAATGCCAAAAAACTTGCTGAAGAGCTAAAGAAGCAAGAGGAGGCAAAGAGGCGCGCTGAGGAAGAAGCGGAACAAAAACGATTAGAGGCGATCCTAGAACAAGAAGAAGCTGAAATTCGCGCTGAGGAAGAGCGTGCAGCTAAAGCGGCGAGACAGCGTGAGTTAAATACGTTACTGTCGCAATATATTGGGGCTATTACTTCAAAGGTTCAAAGTAAATGGCGAAAACCACCCTCAATGGAGTCAACAGAAGCAGAATGTGTCGTCTATGTGGTTCAGGCAGTTGGCGGCTATATTGAAAAAGTCGAAGTGCAAAAATGTCGTGGTGGGGATGAGCAATTTAGAAAATCTGTCGAAGAAGCGGTGTGGAAATCAGACCCATTACCAGCGCCTACTGATGATGAATTATTTCAACGTGAACTCAAAATTACTTTTAGACCAAGATAA
- the tolQ gene encoding protein TolQ, which yields MHVDMSIYRLIADASLLVQIVMIILVFASVISWTMIFSKARVLKVATKEANEFEDRFWSGADLPSLYEKVGSKRNISGMERIFVAGFKEYIRLHKTRKVSALSISDTSLRSMKVALSREIDFLEHYLSFLATVGSTSPYIGLFGTVWGIMNSFRALSGVQQATLSAVAPGIAEALIATAMGLFAAIPAVIAYNRYSTQADRLITRYDNFVEEFTGLLQRQAITREAEASQTRGTQE from the coding sequence ATGCATGTAGATATGAGTATTTATCGGTTAATTGCCGATGCCAGTTTATTAGTCCAAATCGTAATGATTATTCTCGTCTTTGCGTCGGTGATTTCTTGGACGATGATTTTTAGCAAAGCACGCGTACTTAAGGTAGCAACAAAAGAAGCCAATGAGTTTGAAGACCGTTTTTGGTCTGGTGCTGACCTACCTTCCCTGTATGAAAAGGTCGGTTCTAAAAGAAATATCTCAGGCATGGAAAGGATATTTGTCGCGGGCTTTAAAGAATATATACGTCTCCATAAGACGCGTAAGGTGTCCGCCTTGTCAATTAGTGATACATCGCTGCGATCAATGAAAGTCGCACTGTCGCGTGAAATAGATTTCCTGGAACATTATTTATCATTTCTTGCGACTGTTGGTTCTACAAGTCCCTATATTGGTTTGTTTGGAACGGTGTGGGGCATTATGAATTCTTTTCGTGCACTTAGTGGTGTTCAGCAGGCAACACTATCTGCTGTTGCACCTGGTATTGCAGAAGCTCTGATAGCGACCGCGATGGGTTTGTTTGCCGCTATTCCTGCAGTAATTGCGTATAACCGTTATTCAACACAAGCGGATCGCTTGATTACTCGTTACGATAATTTTGTAGAAGAATTTACTGGACTATTACAGCGTCAGGCAATCACTCGTGAGGCTGAGGCCTCACAAACGCGAGGTACTCAAGAGTAA
- a CDS encoding YeeE/YedE family protein, translating to MEELSNIHIVAIWGFCIALVFGFVGNKTHFCTMGAISDVVNMGARGRMGAWFAGIGIAVLGVQILRSFGFISLGDSMYLSTQFLILSYVLGGFIFGIGMTLAAGCGQRNLVRVGGGNLKSLVVVIVLGVTAYMTLRGLLALLRINYIYKADIELQDLGMNSQSLSQGVSALTGIPDGTAMQIILALIIGVGFLAYAIKQEEFRTSFDNILAGLAVGGCVVAAWFVTGYIGQDDFDPIAPQGLTFIGPTGNTLSYLMTFTGAQINFGIAVTFGMIFGSFIYAIISGTFRIETFSNQSEMVGHLIGAVMMGFGGVLSFGCTIGQGVTGISTMAIGSFITLLMIVFGSALTMKVQYHMLDEKSFIPAVFTGAAELLNPFHKEE from the coding sequence ATGGAAGAACTTTCAAATATACATATCGTTGCAATTTGGGGCTTTTGTATTGCTCTAGTGTTTGGCTTTGTCGGCAATAAAACCCACTTTTGTACAATGGGTGCTATCAGCGATGTCGTAAATATGGGTGCACGCGGGCGTATGGGTGCCTGGTTTGCAGGTATTGGTATTGCTGTTTTAGGTGTGCAAATTTTGCGCTCTTTTGGCTTTATTAGCCTGGGTGATTCAATGTATTTGTCTACCCAGTTTTTAATTCTAAGCTACGTTCTTGGCGGTTTTATATTTGGTATTGGGATGACCCTGGCGGCTGGGTGCGGCCAACGAAATTTGGTTCGAGTGGGTGGTGGTAATCTAAAATCCTTAGTGGTCGTAATCGTCTTAGGTGTTACGGCCTATATGACATTACGTGGTTTATTGGCGCTGCTACGAATTAACTATATCTACAAAGCTGATATTGAATTGCAAGATTTAGGCATGAATTCGCAAAGTCTATCTCAAGGTGTCAGTGCGTTAACCGGTATTCCTGATGGCACTGCTATGCAAATTATTCTTGCTTTAATAATAGGTGTCGGTTTTCTTGCTTATGCCATTAAACAAGAAGAATTTCGTACTAGTTTTGATAATATTCTTGCTGGTTTAGCTGTTGGTGGTTGTGTCGTCGCAGCATGGTTTGTTACGGGATATATTGGTCAGGATGACTTTGATCCAATTGCACCACAGGGCTTAACTTTTATTGGTCCTACAGGAAATACGCTTAGTTACTTGATGACCTTTACTGGTGCCCAAATTAATTTCGGTATTGCCGTGACGTTTGGGATGATTTTTGGTTCTTTTATTTATGCCATTATTTCTGGAACATTTAGAATTGAAACATTCAGTAATCAATCTGAAATGGTTGGACATTTGATTGGCGCTGTAATGATGGGTTTTGGTGGAGTGCTTTCTTTTGGTTGTACTATTGGCCAAGGGGTTACAGGTATTTCTACTATGGCGATAGGGTCGTTCATAACTTTGCTAATGATTGTATTTGGCAGTGCGCTTACAATGAAAGTGCAATACCATATGTTAGATGAGAAATCGTTTATTCCAGCAGTCTTTACAGGTGCAGCGGAATTATTGAACCCATTTCATAAAGAAGAATAA
- the tolR gene encoding protein TolR → MSQSISRRRKPMADINVVPYIDVMLVLLVIFMVTAPMFNQGVQVDLPQAPSEPIKEFMEQDEPFIVSVDQLGKIYINKGSNPERAMSLGEFRQLAPGMLAQEPTKQAYVKGDQNVMYGRVVEVMVALQNAGVPSVGLISQPESVK, encoded by the coding sequence ATGTCACAATCAATTTCAAGACGGCGTAAGCCAATGGCAGATATCAATGTGGTGCCATATATTGATGTGATGTTGGTGTTGCTAGTGATTTTTATGGTCACTGCTCCCATGTTTAATCAAGGGGTACAGGTTGATTTGCCACAAGCACCATCAGAACCTATTAAAGAGTTTATGGAGCAAGATGAGCCATTTATTGTGTCAGTAGATCAGCTGGGTAAGATTTATATCAATAAAGGCTCTAATCCTGAGCGGGCAATGTCTCTAGGAGAGTTTAGACAACTCGCCCCAGGCATGTTGGCGCAAGAGCCGACTAAACAAGCCTATGTTAAAGGCGATCAAAATGTCATGTATGGCCGAGTGGTAGAAGTGATGGTGGCATTGCAAAATGCTGGTGTACCTTCAGTGGGTTTAATTTCTCAGCCAGAATCAGTTAAATAA
- the queC gene encoding 7-cyano-7-deazaguanine synthase QueC has protein sequence MTTKKNAVVLLSGGLDSVTALAIAQHQGYQCYALSFRYGQRHTAELVASEKIAKAAHVKKHHIVDLDLSLFESSALINQKLDIPIHPTNDIPITYVPARNTIFLSIAIGWAEVLEADSVYIGVNALDYSGYPDCRPEFIHAFQSMCDLATKAGVGGNGVKIQTPLINMTKAEIIKEGMSLGVDYANTVSCYQATLDGLACGQCESCQLRVQGFVDAGVKDPTHYK, from the coding sequence ATGACTACTAAAAAGAATGCTGTCGTACTATTGTCAGGTGGATTGGATTCTGTTACTGCGCTCGCAATAGCACAGCACCAAGGCTATCAGTGTTATGCCTTGAGTTTTCGTTATGGACAGAGACATACTGCCGAGCTGGTAGCATCTGAGAAAATTGCTAAAGCAGCACATGTTAAGAAGCATCATATTGTTGATTTGGATCTGTCTTTGTTTGAAAGCTCTGCATTGATAAACCAAAAGTTAGACATTCCTATCCATCCTACGAATGATATTCCAATTACCTATGTTCCCGCTAGGAATACTATCTTTCTATCAATTGCTATAGGGTGGGCTGAAGTGCTCGAAGCAGATTCAGTTTATATTGGCGTCAATGCGTTAGATTATTCTGGCTACCCAGATTGCCGCCCAGAGTTTATTCATGCCTTCCAATCGATGTGTGATCTTGCTACTAAAGCAGGAGTCGGAGGTAATGGTGTAAAAATTCAAACGCCCCTTATCAATATGACAAAAGCCGAAATCATTAAAGAAGGTATGAGCTTAGGTGTAGACTATGCAAATACGGTGTCTTGTTATCAAGCTACGTTAGATGGGTTGGCCTGTGGACAATGTGAATCATGTCAATTAAGGGTCCAAGGCTTTGTTGATGCAGGTGTGAAAGATCCCACACATTATAAATAG
- a CDS encoding pyrimidine dimer DNA glycosylase/endonuclease V produces the protein MNIFVLDTNINKCAKYHCDQHVIKMILESVQIMCTALNKKGFTTPYKSTHVKHPCVLWVEESYDNFLWLSKLAVSLNEEYKFRYKKTKNHSSIEVLNKIKLNKFESIGLTEFAQAMPEQFKVQGDAVSAYRNFYLGEKMKFAKWTRRKPPFWVKDIHN, from the coding sequence ATGAATATATTTGTTCTTGATACAAACATAAATAAATGTGCAAAATACCATTGTGACCAGCATGTGATAAAAATGATTTTAGAAAGCGTACAAATTATGTGTACCGCTTTAAACAAGAAGGGATTTACTACTCCATATAAGTCTACACATGTGAAACATCCTTGCGTGCTTTGGGTGGAAGAATCTTATGATAACTTTCTTTGGCTTTCTAAATTAGCAGTCTCGTTAAATGAAGAATATAAATTTCGATATAAGAAAACAAAAAATCACAGTTCAATTGAAGTGCTGAATAAAATTAAGCTAAATAAATTTGAATCAATAGGATTAACTGAATTTGCACAAGCAATGCCTGAGCAATTCAAAGTTCAAGGTGATGCAGTCAGCGCTTATCGAAATTTTTATTTAGGTGAAAAAATGAAATTTGCAAAATGGACTCGCAGAAAGCCTCCATTTTGGGTAAAAGATATTCATAACTGA
- the tolB gene encoding Tol-Pal system beta propeller repeat protein TolB, giving the protein MYFKSNSVKFILFLLCLLFSSNAFALLEIEITQGVESAMPLAITPVAGDMPIEATLLESVVYSDLHRSGYFSIVDKKSYPQQTVKLDQVEYNNWRNIGIEALLTMRATAVGEGKVRVQFELYDLVRKNRALGHSVTTNKNQLRKVAHKISDLVFEKLTGIKGAFSTRIAYISEASSNKGKKYQLQIADADGYNPRTIFSSSKQLLSPAWSPDGRRLAYVSFENDRTEIFVQDITTGKRSKISSEPGINSAPAWSPDGGTIALTLSSGGDPEIYLLDVESRKLRKLTNHYGIDTEPAWSPDGRFIYFTSNRSGAPQIYQVSFGGGTPKRVTFEGNYNAAPSVSADGKYLAMVHRNDGGYRIGLLDIEKSSFRLLTDGVLDEAPSFAPNGSMIIYSTRHNNSTVLSAVSSDGRVRQRLRLQKEKVREPSWSPFRR; this is encoded by the coding sequence ATGTATTTCAAATCTAATTCAGTTAAATTTATTTTATTTCTGCTCTGTCTATTATTCTCAAGTAATGCTTTTGCGTTGTTAGAGATTGAAATTACCCAAGGCGTTGAGTCAGCTATGCCATTGGCAATTACACCGGTTGCTGGTGATATGCCAATTGAAGCAACTCTGCTTGAGAGTGTGGTCTATTCAGATCTGCATCGCAGTGGTTATTTCTCTATTGTTGATAAAAAAAGTTACCCTCAGCAAACAGTCAAGCTGGACCAGGTTGAGTACAATAACTGGCGAAACATTGGTATTGAAGCATTACTTACCATGAGAGCGACGGCAGTTGGTGAAGGTAAAGTTCGTGTGCAATTTGAATTGTATGACTTGGTTAGAAAGAATCGTGCGCTTGGCCATTCTGTTACTACCAATAAAAATCAGTTACGCAAGGTGGCGCATAAAATTTCAGATTTAGTATTTGAAAAGCTAACCGGTATTAAAGGAGCTTTCAGCACGCGCATCGCATATATAAGTGAGGCGAGTAGTAATAAAGGTAAAAAATACCAATTACAAATTGCTGATGCTGATGGTTATAACCCTCGCACCATTTTTTCCTCATCGAAACAATTATTATCACCTGCGTGGTCTCCTGATGGTAGAAGACTTGCATATGTTTCATTTGAAAATGATCGAACTGAAATTTTTGTACAAGACATTACCACGGGTAAACGATCTAAAATTTCATCTGAGCCAGGTATTAATAGCGCACCAGCCTGGTCTCCTGATGGGGGTACTATCGCGCTGACATTGTCTTCGGGCGGGGATCCTGAGATTTATTTGTTAGATGTAGAATCACGCAAGTTACGTAAGCTTACTAATCACTATGGTATTGATACTGAGCCGGCCTGGTCGCCTGATGGTCGCTTTATTTACTTCACTTCAAATCGATCTGGTGCGCCTCAGATTTATCAAGTGTCATTTGGTGGGGGCACGCCAAAGCGAGTGACCTTTGAGGGTAACTATAATGCAGCGCCAAGCGTGTCTGCAGATGGAAAATATTTAGCCATGGTGCATAGAAACGATGGTGGATATCGTATCGGTTTGTTAGATATAGAAAAAAGTTCATTTAGATTGCTGACTGATGGTGTGCTTGACGAAGCACCAAGTTTTGCCCCTAATGGAAGCATGATAATTTATTCAACTCGCCATAATAATAGTACCGTTTTATCTGCAGTCAGTTCGGATGGACGAGTACGACAGCGATTGCGTTTACAGAAAGAGAAAGTGAGAGAACCTTCTTGGTCACCATTTCGTAGATAG
- the pal gene encoding peptidoglycan-associated lipoprotein Pal: MIIRQISVIFFLSILLVIGGCSGNKTKDDDGTMVGDGIEDGAPIDVGEDDYSSSGLDEDGAVILDPLDDPASDLFVRTIYFDYDSANIREDSMLIVREHGKYLSSSPERLVRLEGHADERGTREYNLALGEERAKSVREVLLLEGAQEEQIEIVSFGEERPAVEGTDDSALQLNRRVEVVY, translated from the coding sequence ATGATTATTCGACAAATTTCAGTCATATTTTTTCTATCGATATTATTAGTAATAGGCGGTTGTTCAGGTAATAAAACCAAAGATGATGACGGTACTATGGTAGGTGATGGTATCGAAGATGGAGCACCGATAGATGTAGGTGAAGATGATTACTCATCATCAGGTCTTGATGAAGATGGTGCTGTTATTTTAGATCCGCTTGACGATCCAGCTAGTGATCTATTTGTTCGTACTATTTACTTTGATTATGACAGCGCAAATATTAGAGAAGATTCTATGTTGATCGTACGTGAGCATGGAAAATATCTGAGTAGTAGCCCAGAACGCCTAGTTCGTCTGGAAGGGCATGCAGATGAGCGAGGAACACGGGAATATAACCTGGCGCTTGGTGAAGAGCGTGCAAAGTCTGTACGTGAAGTATTGTTGTTGGAAGGTGCGCAAGAAGAACAAATTGAAATTGTAAGCTTTGGTGAAGAGCGTCCAGCCGTCGAAGGTACTGATGATTCAGCTTTACAGTTGAATCGACGCGTAGAGGTAGTCTACTAA
- a CDS encoding N-acetyltransferase, whose protein sequence is MNIREASNTDFDLIWPIFQEVVTVGDTYAYSPDLTKEQAFHLWMEIPRKTFVIEHENKVLGTYYIKTNHAGPGDHVCNCGYMVSSKARGKGLATSMCEHSQKIARELGYKAMQFNFVASTNKGAIRLWGKLGYQTVGRLPKAFNHPGEGYVDALIMFKWLE, encoded by the coding sequence ATGAATATCAGAGAAGCAAGCAATACTGATTTCGATCTTATATGGCCGATCTTCCAGGAGGTCGTTACTGTAGGTGATACCTATGCTTATTCGCCGGATTTAACTAAAGAACAGGCATTTCATTTGTGGATGGAAATCCCACGTAAAACATTCGTTATTGAGCATGAAAATAAAGTTCTAGGTACATATTACATAAAAACAAACCATGCTGGTCCGGGAGATCATGTTTGTAATTGTGGGTATATGGTTTCCTCGAAAGCAAGAGGAAAAGGTTTAGCTACTAGCATGTGTGAACATTCTCAAAAGATAGCGCGTGAGCTAGGGTATAAGGCAATGCAGTTTAATTTTGTTGCTTCGACTAACAAGGGTGCTATTAGACTTTGGGGTAAATTAGGGTATCAAACTGTTGGTCGCCTACCAAAAGCATTTAATCATCCAGGCGAGGGATATGTAGATGCTTTGATTATGTTCAAGTGGCTAGAATGA
- a CDS encoding DUF302 domain-containing protein, whose protein sequence is MRINKNFFAALTIMLSVGSHTVVAETDATTNAHPTIPGYGMMNPGMMGMNPMMGMNPGMMGMNPMMGMNPGMMGMNPMMGMMNPMMMNGMMGMNPMMGMMNPMMGMMNPMMGMMNPMMMGMNPMMMQMMSPGIDGMTRAESLDSMMRMMDPKMIAAMMGGTYEQREDDDLPNTLPIAKIPGFPTQSFYNQPANTVSPSVSDEAKKNAFQSMMMISPLSMRDMLSIITHKLPLEEDVTWDDAVESMKLRANEVNFKFVGSSPLSKEIEALTGEPSPRIEIFRFCDALVARKILDYMPEFITFLPCKIALIEDAEGQIWIMTMDWDVSWLDFAQNPNSHLSQELRADAKLIRENIRYIMEGAASGDL, encoded by the coding sequence ATGAGAATAAATAAGAATTTCTTTGCAGCATTAACCATTATGCTGAGTGTAGGTAGTCATACAGTAGTTGCGGAAACAGACGCAACTACAAATGCACATCCAACTATTCCTGGTTACGGCATGATGAATCCCGGCATGATGGGTATGAACCCAATGATGGGCATGAATCCCGGCATGATGGGTATGAACCCAATGATGGGCATGAATCCCGGCATGATGGGTATGAACCCAATGATGGGCATGATGAATCCAATGATGATGAACGGCATGATGGGGATGAATCCAATGATGGGCATGATGAATCCCATGATGGGGATGATGAACCCAATGATGGGCATGATGAATCCAATGATGATGGGGATGAATCCAATGATGATGCAAATGATGAGTCCTGGAATAGATGGGATGACACGTGCTGAATCATTAGACAGCATGATGCGCATGATGGACCCTAAAATGATTGCAGCAATGATGGGGGGAACATATGAGCAACGAGAGGATGATGATCTTCCAAACACATTGCCTATAGCAAAAATTCCAGGTTTCCCTACCCAGTCATTTTATAACCAACCTGCTAATACTGTTTCGCCAAGTGTTAGTGACGAAGCAAAGAAGAATGCTTTTCAAAGCATGATGATGATCAGTCCGCTATCAATGCGCGATATGCTCAGCATTATTACCCATAAATTACCTTTAGAAGAAGATGTCACTTGGGATGATGCTGTTGAGTCAATGAAGTTGCGTGCCAATGAAGTTAATTTCAAGTTTGTTGGTTCTAGCCCATTATCCAAAGAGATTGAAGCTTTAACGGGTGAGCCATCTCCAAGAATAGAAATATTCCGTTTCTGCGATGCTTTGGTCGCAAGAAAAATTTTAGATTACATGCCAGAGTTCATTACTTTTCTTCCGTGCAAAATTGCATTGATCGAAGATGCTGAAGGGCAAATTTGGATCATGACAATGGACTGGGATGTCAGCTGGCTTGATTTTGCCCAAAACCCTAATTCACATCTCTCTCAAGAACTGAGAGCTGATGCAAAACTTATTCGTGAAAATATTCGTTACATTATGGAAGGTGCAGCGAGCGGAGACCTTTAG
- the ybgF gene encoding tol-pal system protein YbgF codes for MKHSRLTIINILVLAVLSQVVSAAPKATKEELNIVTQRLERLERALDSEAASSANKESLITLQQKLNNMQRELQELRGQNESLRNELDQLQKQQRESFMAIDKRMQMNAQSNKPDQQMPVKSTGSAVNVEVVKSEPKAIERKPIVVPSATEDSNETIDAYRNAFLLLKQRRHEESITAFEDFLSNYPNSKYSANAQYWLAEANYVTKRYERALTEFQTVIDRYPTSSKLPDARLKIGYTQYELGQFEESRVTLTRLRAQFPNSTVAGLAQERLERLEKEGH; via the coding sequence ATGAAGCATAGTCGTTTAACTATTATTAATATACTTGTGTTGGCTGTTTTATCACAAGTGGTAAGTGCTGCTCCAAAGGCAACAAAAGAGGAACTAAATATAGTAACTCAGCGTTTGGAGAGATTAGAACGAGCTCTGGATAGTGAAGCGGCTAGCTCAGCTAACAAAGAAAGTCTGATCACACTTCAACAGAAACTGAATAATATGCAGCGCGAGCTGCAAGAGCTTCGTGGTCAAAATGAAAGTTTGCGTAATGAATTAGATCAATTGCAAAAGCAGCAACGCGAATCTTTTATGGCGATAGATAAACGCATGCAGATGAATGCGCAATCTAATAAGCCTGATCAGCAAATGCCTGTGAAATCAACGGGCAGTGCGGTCAATGTTGAAGTGGTTAAGTCAGAGCCAAAGGCAATAGAGCGCAAGCCAATTGTCGTGCCAAGTGCGACTGAAGATTCTAATGAGACTATTGATGCGTATCGAAATGCGTTTTTGTTGTTAAAGCAACGACGTCATGAAGAGTCAATTACTGCATTTGAAGATTTTTTGTCTAATTACCCTAACAGCAAATATTCTGCTAATGCACAATACTGGTTAGCAGAGGCCAACTATGTAACTAAACGATATGAGCGTGCTCTGACTGAATTTCAAACAGTCATTGATCGCTATCCTACGAGTAGCAAGCTACCTGATGCGCGTTTGAAGATTGGTTACACACAATATGAGCTAGGTCAATTTGAAGAGTCGCGTGTTACGCTAACACGATTGCGCGCTCAGTTCCCTAACTCCACTGTGGCAGGATTAGCTCAAGAACGTTTAGAGCGTTTAGAAAAAGAAGGGCATTAA
- a CDS encoding NAD(P)H-dependent oxidoreductase, producing the protein MKIGIISGSHRSPSQSEKVANYMSGCLIDEGVKTWVYPLAKNPLPLWDQSIWEGEKAWSERLQPVKNELSECDGFIIISPEWHGQVPSGLKNFFLFFGHAEFGHKPALLVSVSSGDGGAYPIAELRMSSYKNNRICYLPEHLILRKVEKILNEDPNDNDESLDSYYRERINWTLGILKGYTTALKPMRDTTQIFHDKFGYGM; encoded by the coding sequence ATGAAAATTGGAATTATTAGTGGAAGCCATCGCAGTCCTTCTCAGAGTGAAAAAGTAGCAAATTACATGAGTGGGTGCCTGATTGATGAAGGGGTGAAAACCTGGGTTTATCCATTGGCCAAGAACCCTTTACCATTGTGGGATCAATCTATCTGGGAAGGAGAAAAAGCATGGTCAGAACGTTTGCAGCCTGTTAAAAATGAACTGAGTGAGTGTGATGGTTTTATCATTATATCGCCTGAATGGCATGGCCAGGTACCATCAGGATTAAAAAACTTTTTCCTTTTTTTTGGTCATGCAGAATTTGGGCATAAACCAGCTTTACTTGTCTCAGTTTCATCAGGTGATGGCGGCGCATATCCGATTGCTGAATTACGTATGAGCAGCTATAAGAATAACCGGATTTGTTATCTTCCAGAGCACTTGATTTTACGTAAAGTCGAAAAAATCTTAAATGAGGATCCTAATGATAATGATGAAAGTTTGGATTCATATTATCGTGAGCGCATAAATTGGACATTGGGAATATTGAAAGGTTATACCACTGCATTGAAGCCTATGCGTGATACCACGCAAATTTTTCATGATAAATTCGGTTATGGTATGTAA
- a CDS encoding DsrE/DsrF/DrsH-like family protein, whose translation MSDRKKLAIIATKGSLDWAYPPFILASTAAALDYEVQIFFTFYGLALLRKDVNLKVTPLGNTAMPMPMGMDKWFPVMGTTLPGMEAIMSSMMKAKMKKKGVASVEELRELCLEAEVKFVACQMTVDLFDFEHDDLLDGIEYGGAATFFEFAEEANITLYV comes from the coding sequence ATGTCGGATCGAAAAAAACTTGCCATTATTGCTACAAAAGGGAGCCTTGATTGGGCTTACCCACCATTTATTCTTGCTTCTACGGCAGCAGCACTTGATTACGAAGTGCAGATATTTTTCACTTTTTATGGACTTGCGCTGCTGCGCAAAGATGTGAATCTTAAAGTGACACCTCTTGGAAATACCGCTATGCCAATGCCAATGGGAATGGATAAATGGTTCCCAGTGATGGGTACAACATTACCAGGCATGGAAGCCATAATGTCTTCAATGATGAAAGCAAAAATGAAGAAAAAAGGTGTAGCGAGTGTGGAAGAGCTAAGAGAGCTTTGTTTAGAAGCTGAAGTTAAATTTGTTGCCTGTCAAATGACAGTTGATCTGTTCGATTTTGAACATGACGATTTGCTTGATGGAATTGAGTACGGAGGTGCAGCAACATTCTTCGAATTTGCAGAAGAAGCAAATATTACTCTTTATGTATAA